The Brassica napus cultivar Da-Ae chromosome C7, Da-Ae, whole genome shotgun sequence genomic interval CGCTTGAAGATTTTTGTGGAATTCATAACATCatctttctaaaaaaaaattacgtttatTTTGATTACAAAAACTTTAATCTCTTGTTTTTATCATGAAAACAATATCTTCATTTTGTTCTTCTGTTTATTGGttatatttgttatatcttGTTATATTctgtttttacaattaattttaaaatgttctctatcaaaatgaaatatattCGACTATAATTTggattattaatatttatactgaaattattttaaatagaaaatatttcatagccaaataaaataaattcaagaCTTGCAACATTTGGAAAACATTCAGATTGTAAAACCAAGATTGTAAAACTTGGCATGTCAAGCTCTTGGAAAACATTCAGTTTTAtctttgatatttatatttttcaagtgTTTCACGAATTTACAATTTTGGTTTGAATGCAACAAAATGTGCATGTCCATTGCGCAACACATTCCATGCCTTGTAACATTTTGCTTTACATCTTTTTCTGCAATATGTTTTAGGTTAAATTTCTATGGTCCTCCTGCAAGATTAATGTTATAGAGTAGTCTCCTGACATGAACTCACAGGACATACATGTGATGATGAAAGACAGACCCAAATGCTTATAAccgaaaacaaagaaaccaaccTATAGCacaagaaactaaaaaaaaaaacagtctaAAGTAGAGAGATCCTTGACATATCAACATCTCTATCAAGAAGTCAGATGTCCAAGCTGCTCTGTAATTGTATTTACATTCCTCGAGTTCCACCAACATTTCTCACTCCGATCTTCAGCTTTCTCTGACTGAACTTCCCGTTGCTCGGTTGAGCCAGGGTTCTCTGTCAAAAGCTGCTGCCAGAAGACGTCATTTGCTCCAACTGCTGGAGGAGAAGGATCAGGAGGAACAACGTTCTGTTCTTTTGAAACATCAGGCTCAGAGTTCATGTCGATGGTCCTTGGAGAAGGAGGAGATTTAAGACGTATATCGATACTTAGCTGAATGCAAGAAAGAGGAGGGCTTTCAGGACAAGTAGATGATTCATCCACATCAAGTGTCATCATGTTTCTCGTTGATTGTTGTGCCATACTCTCGCAAGAATCCGACACAAGATTCTCCCAAATCGCTATCGATGACTCCAACCGTTCCACCTGACACTCCGTTGCATCGTGTGAAGAAGTGCTCGTGGAACCTTCCTCTCTCACAGCACCACATGTCTGGTGGTTCTCCTCCAACATCGTCTCTAATCCAACCCTAGGGAACCTTCTTTTCCTCTCGTTTGCTTCGGGCAGACACGGAGATAGATTCAGAGCAAGCTCTGGCTTCTCAAGTACCTGAGAGACAGACGAAACCATTGTCCTCTGACGCTTCTCCATGTGATGTAACTGGTCTTTGAGTTTCTTAACTTGCTGCTCAAACAACTCTCGTTCCTCCTCGTGTTTATGTAACTCTTCAAGCAACACTTGTTTCTCCGTAGTCAGTCTCTCGATCTGACTGTTCATTCTCTGCCGCTCCGAATCGGTCAAAGGGTTTTGCTGAGATTGGAGATTAGGTAGAGAGTGGCTGTGAACAGGTTTGCGTCTATGAATGTTCTTCATAAGATGAGGTTGGCCTCTCACGAAATCGTCATTAGCAAACTCCCATTGCTCTGGATCAGCTTTTCTAAAAcccttttgaaaaaaaaaaaagcattcaactaaaaataaagatgattGTATATCAATCAAGAAACAGAGCATAACTAAACACTTACGTAAGTGTTAAGCTGTCGGATAAAGCTTGAGAAGTTGTTGTGTTTGAAGAATTTTGGAAGGAGGTCTCTGGAGAACTCTGGAGGATTCCAGACGATGAAACTCTTGTTGCTCTGACTCCACGAGACGATTGAATCCGATGAGGAATCGTCGACCATCTCGTACGTTTTGGTGAGGAAAGGTGGGAGTGAGGTTGATGATGAACCTCCATGGCTACTCTCATCCATCTCTAGACACACTTCCAAATCTCGTCGCTGTGGATACTACACAAAGATCAGAACTTTCGATTCAGCAACTCCAGAAACAGAGTGGTCCCTCCAAAAAAAACAGAGTGGTCcctccaaaaaaaaacagagtaatcCCTCTGTTTTGCAATGAAGCTAATCGAACTGAAGCTTCTCAGAAACTCAAACCCTCTAAAATTCAACGAATCTTGATCCCTTTTTGTATTAAATCTCACCTAATCAGATCAAAGAAGAGGCAAAAAAGACAATTTTGATTCTTCTCGAAACCTCTCTGTTTCTCGAACCCTTGTGGGTGGTATTTAATCAGACAGGGAGTTTAGAAACAGCAGTAAGTTGTCTTGTTATTGCATCTCTCTCTCTGGCATTATTGATGCGGAAAAATCAAAGATATATCAGAAGACTCTAGTGGATGGAGGCAGAGAAGACCGAAGAAAAGTAAACGAGTAGATTGACCCGGTGGTTTGATATAACCCTGAGAAGGAAGAATCGTCAAAGCTTTTTTGATCGATAAACGCGTAAACAGTCTCTCCAGCAAAACTAACGCTTACATGAAATGATTCCAAAAAGGTTTGATGAAGTGCGTACGAATCCGACCACAACACCCAAGTTTGCAAAGATTGGGTTTGgtggaatttttatttttatttttatttttattaacaaatCTTTTTTATGAAAGTGCCCCATGAGACTATGTGAGAGCTGTTTTTAGATGGAGtactatttaattattataaatatgttaaagTTAGTCAACGAAATGTTATTCATGCAGATCTTGTTTGTGTGTGTTACAAGCATTTATGACCGTAGGAAATTTCGTTGTTATCTTTTGGTATTTATAACTTTAGaaagtattttgattttttttttgagggcACAAAATCGAAAAGTCTTGTTTGAATATTCAAATGTGATAGCATTTGGTAACCATTGTTTGAATATTCAGCTTCCAAGGCATTTCTTCCTAATTGTCTTGGTAACCGAAAACCATTACATATAATCTTAACCGTAACCCTATTTAGTTATAAGTTCTACTCCAGTTATAAACTTTCTTCTCTGGCTTTCTATTATATAAGTGCGTACGTGCCTAGTTCACTGACCCGTATGTCTTGATGTCTTTGCTatatcccaaaaaaaaatatctgcaTTCGTGGTTTCAGTCGTGGAAACACCGTATCCTATTGattaaagtttaaatatttttacatccAGGTATGGGGTTGGAATTTTAAGTTGTGCAATTTCTTGCAAATTACGTATTATTAGAGGTCCAAGTTTTAATTCTCAAAAGAAAGGCTTATAAAAGATCTTCAACATGTTGCAAGTAAATCCGGTCAAATTTGAATCTTCATAAGACGGTTCAGGTGATTCAGTTAGACATAGATCCTTATAAGGCATGTAGTTTTGTCGGTTATCGAACcatctatgtaatatttttcataattgtaatatcataataaatcagcgttaaaaaaaaaagacaaacgaTACTGATCCCTAAAAAGACAATAAGAAAATTATACATTCAGTAAACTGATAAAGCTCAGTACTTTTTTGTGTGGAAAGCTCAGTACTTTTTTTGTGTGCAAAGCTCAGTACTTATAAAATCAcatatttatctatatattatcTACTATGTGTATTGATAGTCGACATGAAAGAGCAATCACATAACTAAAAAGGTTGAAGCATGCAACTATCTtgtgttcatttttttcatattataacTTATACAGAAAATTATGATATGAAAAATGTATACAGGAAATTGCCAAAATAAACTTATAcatgaaattaataaaactgTGTTGATAAGGATAAAATACTTTTCAACTTTGGGGTTGGAGCTGGGTGCAGTGTCtcattcatatatattattaactcGTGTATACACATACATGTATTACAACTTCTTACATTTTACATAACGTATGTATAGTTGATAATTCATAAACATGTAACACGTATATGTTAATATAGCAATAACTAATGGAGTAAGTCTTAGTTCTTACCACCAGACGTAGTAGATTAGTGGTTATATgtattgggtttttttttttttttttttttttttttttgaaaaagggctttttttatatgtattgGTGTTGTTGGGTTCCTAGTTCAAAATCTGGTAAATTGAGTGTTTTGTACTGTCTTTAGTACTATAGAAGCTAACTCTATGCCTGAAAAAGATTAAAACTTAAGGTTCAAACTTCTcttcgtttttaaaaaattgttaacaTATAATAAAGTAACTAATGGAAAAATAGCAAACGAGTTATGACTCGTGAGCAATGACAAGTCGATAGGAAGCAGATCGGGAGCATCACGTGACCCACTCGATTTAACGGTCATGATTGAACATAAAACCCATTTATGGTCCCCCTACAAAACGAAAGGTAACCTGTCATATTCCTCAAGATGCCGTAATCTCTGCCACGTATCTTGGATTCACAAAGTAGTTGAGCTAAAATCTAGATCAGTAACATAATAATGTTACATATTCGTAGTGCCTCTTTAGACATGGATAGGCCATAGTTGATAACTGCCGTCACTGGATAAGAATAACGTCAAAACGATATATCAGTTAGATTTGTTTCAAAAACAGACATAATAATGTTATAAAAGCAACATCATATTGATATTCTTGCccattttatttcttaattttgaAGCATGGAACtgttcaaccaaaaaaaaaaaaaaaacaattcttcTTTGTATACAAACCGGCGTCGTTTAAGGTCAACCATATAATAATCTCCATTCTCACTTTATTTAAAAAGCCTGAGCACGTGTAAACAACACTTAAGGGGGGTTATACTTGTAAATTAAAATACACATTTATGGTAATTTCGACTTTTTCTCCACCCCTGGTAAGTGCTTGTTAATTTATTACTcacaacaagaagaaaaaagcgCCAAAGTTAGTTTTCTTATCCGGCgagttttctctctctctctctctctatcaggTATCAGCTAACaatcacaagaagaagaagtaaaggTCGATGACTTCGGGGACTAGAACGCCGACgtggaaagagagagagaacaacAAACGGCGAGAGCGGCGGAGACGTGCGATTGCGGCAAAGATATTCGCGGGGCTTAGGATACATGGGAACTTCAAGCTACCTAAACACTGCGATAACAACGAAGTTCTTAAAGCTTTATGCAACGAAGCTGGTTGGACCGTCGAAGACGACGGAACTACTTACCGGAAGGTAATCCAACAAAACTCTATCCTCTCATCTTTCAGTGAAACTATGAATAGATCTGAGCTTTCGATTTGACAGAACAAAATGTTTTCTGTATTATAAAAATCGGACGGCTGTGAATTAATATTGGCCGGTTTAGTTGTGAATGCAAACGTCAGATACCGTTCTGGTGAACTGAAACAAAAGCATGAATGTTGTCGTAAGTAAGATTCGCTGATGCTTAAACACTCTCTGTTCACATTCAGATCagaatattaaaatgtaatgaCTAGTTTACCCTAAGCTAGTTACAATGTCTAACAAGAATTTGTCTAGGGTGTTATCGTCATTTGGACCATCTACTCGTTTTGTTTCAAGCAgtagctttttctttttttggctataaattttcattttctgtttttgtttggtccCCTTTTGCTTTAATTAAAAACTTTAGTACAACGATCGAGGAAGACTTTTTGCCCTTTCCAGCTGGCGACTCTTTCTCTGaaatttctgtttttctttctttttttgcttaCGTTCACATTTACATTTAGTTACATTGACATTAAAAATAAGTTAATTAACCTTCCAAGAAACTATCCATTTTCACATAATAACGGACCTCGCACGAGTGTTTATTTGTTGTTTGTTAAATacttaaaactaaataaatgtcGTAATTCTTGTTGAATAAgtcaatgggtgagactgggAAAATGATTTCTCTTTTGCCAACATCTAATGATGATGTTTGGGTTTTGCTTGTATGGGGGAAGAATAAAATGGAATGATTCATTGTTTGACTATAAAATgccaaaaaaatcattattcttttctttcttaGTTGCATTTGGATTTTCAACTTATCAATGATGGTGTCATCTTGTTCGTGCTCACCAGCTTGTGCACTAGTAAAGATTGTtcttaaacaaacaaaatcattgttctttactttctttctttattttttggtaCATATGGAGTTTCAATTATCAATTATTATGTCATTTTTGTTCGTTTCTAACCAGCTTTTGCATCTTTGTAAACTCTTTTGTAGGGATGCAAACCAACGGATCGAATGGAACTCATGAATGGTTCCACTTCAGCGAGTCCATGCTCATCGTACCAACCTAGCCCTCGTGGATCCTACAATCCAAGCCCTTCATCTTCCTCATTCCCTAGTCCTACAAACCCATttggtgatgctaactcactTATCCCTTGGCTCAAAAACCTCTCTTCAAAGTCACCTTCCAAGCTTCCTTTCTTCAATGGAAACTCTATAAGCGCTCCCGTGACTCCACCATTGGCTCGAAGCCCTACTTATGATCAAGTTACAATCCCTGACTCTGGATGGCTCTCTGGAATGCAAACCCCACAGAGCGGACCATCTTCTCCTACTTTCAGCTTGGTTTCGAGAAACCCATTTTTCGACAAAGAGGCTTTTAAAATGGGAGATAGTAGTTCACCAATGTGGACTCCTGGACAAAGTGGAAACTGCTCTCCAGCTATTCCTGCTGGTGTTGATCAAAATTCTGATGTACCAATGGCTGATGGAATGGCGGCAGAGTTTGCGTTTGGAATGGTGAAGCCTTGGGAAGGAGAAAGGATACATGGAGAATGCGTTTCAGATGATTTAGAACTTACACTTGGAAACTCAAGAACCAGATGATGGTTTCGAAGAAGTATCAACGGCGTTTGCTATCTATCAACCTTCTTATCAAATTAACTCATCTCTTACTTTCCTTTTCATCTTTtgtctgttttctttttaattcaGTGTGATGATAAAAGGTGATTGAGAGAAAAAGATACATTTCGAACTCTTTTTTCTTGTGGTCTTTTGACTGAAGTTgtagttaaattttatttcatctctccatgtttttttaatt includes:
- the LOC111197727 gene encoding heat stress transcription factor A-4a → MDESSHGGSSSTSLPPFLTKTYEMVDDSSSDSIVSWSQSNKSFIVWNPPEFSRDLLPKFFKHNNFSSFIRQLNTYGFRKADPEQWEFANDDFVRGQPHLMKNIHRRKPVHSHSLPNLQSQQNPLTDSERQRMNSQIERLTTEKQVLLEELHKHEEERELFEQQVKKLKDQLHHMEKRQRTMVSSVSQVLEKPELALNLSPCLPEANERKRRFPRVGLETMLEENHQTCGAVREEGSTSTSSHDATECQVERLESSIAIWENLVSDSCESMAQQSTRNMMTLDVDESSTCPESPPLSCIQLSIDIRLKSPPSPRTIDMNSEPDVSKEQNVVPPDPSPPAVGANDVFWQQLLTENPGSTEQREVQSEKAEDRSEKCWWNSRNVNTITEQLGHLTS
- the LOC111208298 gene encoding BES1/BZR1 homolog protein 3-like; the protein is MTSGTRTPTWKERENNKRRERRRRAIAAKIFAGLRIHGNFKLPKHCDNNEVLKALCNEAGWTVEDDGTTYRKGCKPTDRMELMNGSTSASPCSSYQPSPRGSYNPSPSSSSFPSPTNPFGDANSLIPWLKNLSSKSPSKLPFFNGNSISAPVTPPLARSPTYDQVTIPDSGWLSGMQTPQSGPSSPTFSLVSRNPFFDKEAFKMGDSSSPMWTPGQSGNCSPAIPAGVDQNSDVPMADGMAAEFAFGMVKPWEGERIHGECVSDDLELTLGNSRTR